From one Oceanimonas doudoroffii genomic stretch:
- the mtgA gene encoding monofunctional biosynthetic peptidoglycan transglycosylase, translating into MTTLFKRLLGWLAVLLVLVPLALTLLYRVVPVPVTPLMVIRLFEGESLKKDWQPAPRISNQLKMAVIAAEDNKFCRHHGFDWEALGDVLSEAADGGRLRGGSTISMQTAKNLYLWPGRSYTRKGLEALYTPMLELLLPKERILTLYLNIAEFGPGIYGAEAAAQAYFNTSAARLSRYQASLLAAVLPNPRRFSAGRPSAYVQQRAAAISRRINGLGGWLECI; encoded by the coding sequence ATGACCACCCTGTTCAAACGCCTGCTCGGCTGGCTGGCCGTGTTGCTGGTGCTGGTGCCCCTGGCACTGACCCTGCTGTACCGGGTGGTGCCGGTGCCGGTCACGCCACTGATGGTGATCAGGTTGTTTGAAGGCGAATCCCTGAAAAAAGACTGGCAACCCGCCCCGCGCATCTCAAACCAGCTGAAAATGGCGGTGATCGCCGCTGAAGACAACAAGTTCTGCCGCCATCACGGCTTTGACTGGGAAGCCCTTGGCGATGTGCTGAGCGAGGCCGCCGACGGCGGGCGACTGCGTGGCGGCAGCACCATCAGCATGCAGACCGCCAAAAACCTCTACCTGTGGCCGGGGCGCAGCTACACCCGCAAGGGGCTGGAAGCCCTGTATACGCCCATGCTGGAGCTGCTGCTGCCCAAGGAACGCATTCTGACGCTGTATCTCAATATCGCCGAGTTTGGCCCCGGCATCTATGGCGCCGAGGCGGCGGCACAAGCCTATTTCAATACCTCCGCCGCCCGGCTCAGCCGTTATCAGGCGTCACTGCTGGCGGCGGTGCTGCCCAACCCCCGTCGTTTCTCCGCTGGTCGGCCATCGGCCTATGTGCAGCAGCGGGCGGCGGCCATCTCACGACGCATCAATGGCCTGGGTGGCTGGCTTGAGTGCATATAA
- a CDS encoding cation:proton antiporter family protein produces MDPVFIAVAFGCGLAIYLIGLPPLIGFLAAGFVLNAMGFEPNATLDTLANLGVTLLLFSIGLKLDIKTLLRKEVWGTATGHILSSTALFTLVLLGIKALGFALAQELHWQQAMLMAFALSFSSTVFAVKVLEERSDMNTFYGVVAIGVLVMQDLFAVAFLSISAGKVPSPWALALLVALPLLRPVFCRILERSGHGELQTLFAIFLALVVGYYGFQLVGLKGDLGALVIGMMLASHYSAAELAKSFFNMKELFLVAFFLNIGLNGMPTLDTLWISLILLLVLPLKSLLYYKFYQRGFLRPRTSLLATLSLSNYSEFGLIVAALAAQQGMLSNDWVIVASIALAVSFVASAPLNANNENIYRRLVHRLSPRDPKRLHPDDMPIQLGDANILIVGMGRIGQGAYMELESVNPHKRLVGIDSDEKKIPLLKELNINVIKGDASDSDFWDKTNIGSQLEYIFLAMPNHAGNLYALEQIRHANFTGRVAAIIRYPEEGAQLRELGADDVFNIYEEAGSGFARHVIEHTG; encoded by the coding sequence ATGGATCCCGTTTTTATTGCTGTCGCCTTTGGCTGCGGCCTCGCGATTTACCTTATTGGGCTGCCGCCGCTGATCGGTTTTCTCGCCGCCGGCTTCGTGCTCAATGCCATGGGCTTTGAGCCCAATGCCACCCTGGATACCCTGGCCAACCTGGGTGTCACCCTGCTGCTGTTCAGCATCGGGCTCAAGCTCGACATCAAGACCCTGCTGCGCAAGGAAGTCTGGGGCACCGCCACCGGCCATATACTCTCCTCCACCGCGCTCTTTACCCTGGTGCTGCTTGGCATCAAGGCGCTCGGCTTCGCCCTGGCCCAGGAGCTGCACTGGCAGCAGGCCATGCTGATGGCCTTTGCACTCAGCTTTTCCAGCACGGTGTTTGCGGTCAAGGTGCTGGAAGAGCGCAGTGACATGAACACCTTCTATGGCGTGGTCGCCATCGGTGTGCTGGTCATGCAGGATCTGTTCGCGGTGGCCTTTCTCAGCATATCTGCCGGCAAGGTGCCCAGCCCCTGGGCCCTGGCCCTGCTGGTGGCGCTGCCGCTGCTGCGACCGGTGTTCTGCCGCATTCTGGAGCGCTCCGGTCACGGTGAACTGCAGACCCTGTTTGCCATCTTCCTGGCGCTGGTGGTGGGCTATTACGGCTTTCAGCTGGTGGGGCTCAAGGGGGATCTGGGCGCGCTCGTTATCGGCATGATGCTGGCGTCCCACTACAGTGCGGCAGAGCTGGCCAAGTCCTTCTTCAACATGAAGGAGCTGTTTCTGGTGGCGTTCTTCCTGAACATCGGCCTGAACGGCATGCCGACCCTGGATACCCTGTGGATCTCGCTTATCCTGCTGCTGGTGCTGCCGCTGAAAAGCCTGCTCTACTACAAGTTTTACCAGCGCGGCTTTTTACGCCCCCGCACCTCGCTGCTGGCTACCCTCAGCCTGAGCAACTATTCCGAGTTTGGCCTGATCGTGGCGGCACTGGCGGCCCAGCAGGGGATGCTCAGCAATGACTGGGTGATCGTGGCCTCCATCGCCCTGGCGGTGTCCTTTGTGGCCTCGGCACCGCTAAACGCCAACAACGAGAACATTTACCGCCGGCTGGTGCACCGGCTGTCGCCCCGGGATCCCAAGCGGCTGCACCCCGACGACATGCCCATACAGCTGGGTGACGCCAATATTCTGATCGTGGGCATGGGCCGCATTGGCCAGGGTGCCTATATGGAACTGGAAAGCGTCAACCCCCACAAAAGGCTGGTGGGCATCGACTCCGACGAGAAGAAAATTCCCCTGCTCAAGGAGCTCAATATCAATGTGATCAAGGGCGATGCCTCAGACTCGGATTTCTGGGACAAGACCAATATCGGCAGCCAGCTGGAGTACATTTTCCTGGCCATGCCCAACCATGCCGGTAACCTCTACGCCCTTGAGCAGATTCGCCACGCCAATTTCACCGGCCGGGTGGCTGCCATTATTCGCTATCCGGAAGAAGGCGCCCAGCTGCGTGAGCTGGGCGCCGACGATGTGTTCAATATCTATGAGGAAGCGGGCAGCGGCTTTGCCCGTCACGTGATCGAGCACACGGGCTGA
- a CDS encoding phosphate-starvation-inducible protein PsiE, with the protein MSNNRMLGSRALDALQHVGLIIVAIATVVAVGIEVNTMWRARTVTLADLLLMFIYLEVLAMVAIYLRSGKLPIRIPLYIAIVALARYLILDMKGMDNWRLITVAGAALVLALAILAIRFGHVKYPYDKDEGGH; encoded by the coding sequence ATGAGTAACAACAGAATGCTGGGCAGCCGGGCGCTGGATGCCTTGCAGCATGTCGGCCTGATTATTGTGGCCATTGCCACCGTGGTGGCGGTGGGCATAGAAGTAAACACCATGTGGCGGGCCAGGACGGTTACCCTGGCAGATCTGCTGCTGATGTTTATCTACCTGGAAGTGCTGGCCATGGTGGCCATCTACCTGCGTTCAGGCAAGCTGCCCATTCGCATTCCGCTCTATATCGCCATCGTGGCCCTGGCCCGTTACCTGATCCTCGACATGAAGGGCATGGACAACTGGCGGCTGATCACCGTGGCCGGTGCCGCCCTGGTGCTGGCGCTGGCCATTCTGGCCATTCGCTTTGGCCACGTGAAATATCCCTACGACAAGGACGAAGGCGGGCACTGA
- a CDS encoding HAD-IIA family hydrolase: protein MQKTNLICDIDGVILHNNDLIPGADVFVRRVLEQNINLLFLTNYPAQTPKDLQNRFYSAGIEVPENCFYTSAMATADFLKRQSGEKAYVIGEGALIHELYKAGFTITDIDPDFVVVGETRNYNWSMIQMAARFVADGARFIATNPDTHGPQMHPACGALCAPIERMTGKKPFYVGKPSAWIVRAALNHMDAHSENTLIVGDNLRTDILAGFQAGLETVLVLTGVSQVADIDKMPFRPQHIYSSVNEIDLF, encoded by the coding sequence ATGCAAAAAACCAATCTTATCTGCGATATCGACGGCGTCATTCTGCACAACAATGACCTGATCCCCGGCGCCGATGTCTTTGTTCGCCGAGTGCTGGAGCAGAACATCAACCTGCTGTTTCTGACCAATTATCCGGCCCAGACCCCGAAGGATCTGCAAAACCGTTTCTATTCCGCAGGCATCGAAGTACCGGAAAACTGCTTTTATACCTCGGCCATGGCCACCGCCGACTTTCTCAAGCGCCAGAGCGGTGAAAAGGCCTACGTCATCGGTGAAGGGGCATTGATTCACGAACTGTATAAGGCCGGCTTTACCATTACCGACATCGACCCGGACTTTGTAGTGGTGGGCGAAACCCGCAACTACAACTGGAGCATGATCCAGATGGCGGCCCGCTTTGTGGCCGACGGCGCCCGCTTTATCGCCACCAATCCCGACACCCACGGCCCCCAGATGCACCCGGCCTGTGGCGCCCTGTGCGCCCCCATTGAGCGCATGACCGGCAAAAAACCCTTCTATGTGGGCAAGCCCAGCGCCTGGATAGTCCGCGCCGCCCTCAACCACATGGATGCTCATTCGGAAAACACCCTGATCGTGGGTGATAACCTGCGCACCGACATTCTCGCCGGCTTTCAGGCCGGGCTGGAAACCGTGCTGGTGCTCACCGGGGTCAGCCAGGTGGCCGACATCGACAAGATGCCGTTTCGCCCCCAGCACATTTACAGCTCGGTCAACGAAATCGACCTGTTCTGA
- a CDS encoding adenosine deaminase gives MSAFIEQLPKVELHLHIEGSLEPELVFALARRNGITLDYPDESALRAAYDFDDLQSFLNIYYAGMSVLQTEQDFFDMAHAYLARAHGENVRHVEIFFDPQAHTDRGVPFSVVITGLHRALEQARHDWGMSSRLILSFLRHLPEASAIDTLRQAEPFRHWLAGVGLDSAEQGNPPEKFVRAYALAREQGYRLVAHAGEEGPPQYIRDALELLRVERIDHGVAAIEDPALMDELAAARIPLTVCPLSNLKLKVVDSMADHPMAKLLQAGLCVTVNSDDPAYFGGYMNANFLALQQGLGMTDRELLQLALNGVEASWLSPEEKTLLMRDIRGHGEKFGVYTGTG, from the coding sequence ATGTCTGCATTTATCGAACAGTTGCCCAAGGTGGAGCTGCACCTGCACATTGAAGGCTCCCTGGAGCCCGAGCTGGTGTTCGCCCTGGCCCGGCGCAATGGTATCACCCTGGATTACCCCGACGAAAGCGCCCTGCGGGCGGCCTATGACTTTGACGATTTGCAGTCGTTTCTGAATATCTACTACGCGGGCATGAGTGTACTGCAGACTGAGCAGGACTTCTTTGATATGGCCCATGCCTACCTGGCCCGGGCCCATGGCGAGAATGTGCGCCATGTGGAAATCTTTTTCGATCCTCAGGCCCACACCGACAGGGGCGTGCCCTTTTCGGTGGTGATCACCGGTCTGCACCGGGCGCTGGAGCAGGCCCGTCACGACTGGGGCATGAGCAGCCGGCTGATTTTGTCGTTCCTGCGGCACTTGCCGGAAGCCTCGGCCATCGACACCCTGCGTCAGGCCGAGCCGTTCCGGCACTGGCTGGCGGGAGTGGGGCTGGACTCGGCCGAGCAAGGCAACCCGCCGGAGAAATTTGTTCGGGCCTATGCTTTGGCCCGGGAGCAAGGCTACCGGCTGGTGGCCCATGCCGGCGAAGAGGGGCCGCCACAATACATACGCGACGCCCTTGAGCTGCTCAGGGTGGAGCGTATCGACCACGGCGTGGCCGCCATTGAAGATCCGGCACTGATGGACGAGCTGGCGGCGGCGCGCATTCCCCTGACGGTGTGCCCGCTGTCCAACCTCAAGCTCAAGGTAGTGGATTCGATGGCCGATCATCCCATGGCGAAGCTGCTGCAGGCGGGCCTGTGCGTCACCGTGAACTCGGACGATCCGGCCTATTTCGGCGGTTACATGAACGCCAACTTTCTCGCCCTGCAGCAGGGGCTGGGCATGACCGACAGAGAGTTGCTGCAGCTGGCCCTGAACGGGGTGGAGGCCAGCTGGTTATCACCGGAAGAAAAGACCCTGCTGATGCGGGATATTCGCGGCCATGGTGAAAAGTTCGGCGTTTATACCGGCACCGGCTAA